A portion of the Glandiceps talaboti chromosome 13, keGlaTala1.1, whole genome shotgun sequence genome contains these proteins:
- the LOC144444897 gene encoding glycine receptor subunit alpha-2-like — MAQLIRRICMIIIISSGAMGTGGNQCIECPRYPSNTSERITQAVVLHKLMAEHNIHIRPDAEVKPLQLRVNMFIESFHSVSETKMEYSITTYFRQFWRDKRLVHNLTDVITVDGDITDVFWIPDTFFLNSKDDKMHSSPKQNSLFHIHPDGSIIYSLRMTLTLTCHMDLTNYPFDTQKCKIKIMSYAYKMKDIDLIWYGNLNDSVELEPSLKLPQYEISDPICKQGFSEYIPGNYSYLEVIFVLERRLGFYILQAFAPSVALVFISWLTLWIDPTSSPARATLAITTLLTLTTQATWIRSGIPKVGYVTAMDIWLVVCISMVFVILLEFTIVYYLQKNGLSSEDQRKIKRKLCSQMIAHTVSRDGVDDDTPTTGLASHSIELSCHGNTSSRNQIIDNTSHTNVKTNCKKQYSYHDIGKRIDKYCRIVFMIASSFFFVSYWIFYVRSITK; from the exons ATGGCACAACTCATTCGACGGATCTGTATGATAATCATTATATCATCAGGAGCTATGGGAACTGG GGGAAACCAATGTATTGAATGCCCACGTTATCCCAGCAATACATCAGAAAGGATAACACAGGCAGTAGTGTTGCATAAACTGATGGCGgaacacaatatacacattCGTCCTGATGCAGAag TGAAACCTTTGCAACTCCGAGTTAATATGTTCATTGAAAGTTTCCACTCTGTATCTGAAACTAAAATG GAATATTCCATCACGACCTATTTCAGACAGTTCTGGAGGGATAAAAGACTTGTACACAACCTTACTGATGTGATAACTGTAGATGGAGATATCACCGATGTGTTCTGGATTCCCGATACTTTCTTCTTAAATTCAAAGGATGATAAAATGCACAGTTCTCCAAAACAAAATTCGCTATTTCATATACATCCCGATGGTTCAATTATTTACAGCCTAAG GATGACATTGACGTTGACATGTCATATGGATTTGACAAATTATCCCTTTGATACCCAAAAatgcaaaatcaaaataatgtcCT ATGCCTACAAGATGAAAGACATTGATCTTATTTGGTATGGAAACCTTAATGATTCTGTAGAATTAGAACCATCACTTAAACTACCACAATACGAAATTTCGGATCCAATATGTAAACAAGGATTCTCAGAGTATATACCAG GGAATTACAGCTACCTAGAAGTTATTTTTGTTCTCGAGCGTCGTCTCGGATTTTACATTTTGCAAGCATTTGCACCAAGTGTCGCTTTGGTTTTCATATCATGGTTGACACTTTGGATCGATCCTACAAGTTCACCAGCTAGGGCTACACTTGCAATAACAACACTTCTAACTCTCACAACACAAGCTACATGGATCAGGAGTGGCATTCCAAAGGTTGGCTATGTGACG GCAATGGACATTTGGTTAGTGGTATGTATATCTATGGTCTTCGTGATTTTGCTTGAGTTCACCATTGTGTATTATCTGCAAAAAAATGGATTAAGTTCTGAAGACCAGAGGAAAATTAAACGGAAATTGTGCAGTCAG ATGATAGCACATACAGTCTCAAGGGATGGTGTTGATGATGATACGCCCACCACTGGCTTAGCATCTCATTCTATTGAGTTATCATGTCATGGTAACACTTCGTCGCGAAATCAGATAATTGATAATACATCTCACACAAACGTCAAGACCAATTGCAAAAAACAATATTCATATCATGACATAGGCAAAAGAATTGAtaaatactgtagaattgttttTATGATTGCGTCCTCTTTTTTCTTTGTCTCATATTGGATATTTTATGTCCGGAGTATAACCAAGTGA